The Ascidiaceihabitans donghaensis genome includes the window TTGGCAATGCGCGAAACGCATCCGGACCAACAAACAGCTCATGAAACCCGCCTGCTGCCAGCGAATACCCGCCATCGCTACGTGGACGAAACGCGACGTTTTCAGCAGCCGCAGCCCCTTGCGACAGATGGGGCAAGGGATGGGTCGCGGCCACTGTGGCGCGGACACTTAACTGTGGAAGCGATATTCCTTCGTTGCGCAAAAACAGGGATGACCACGCCCCAGCTGCCAAAACAACCTGTGTTGTTTTTATAACGCCTGCTTCCGTCACAACGCCACTGACACGACCCGCTTCGCGGTCCAGACAACGCACTGCACAGTTTTCAACAACTGTAACACCTGCGCGGGCCGCTATTCCGGCCAAAGCGGGCACCGTCACCCAAGGTTCTGCACGCATGTCGCTGGGTGTATGGAGCGCACCTGCAAACCGACGCGAAATCCCTGGAAACACCTGCGCAATCTCAGCGTCGCTCAACAGTCTGCTGTCGACCCCATGTGTTTTGGCGTGTGGCAACCAGTTTGCATAGGTCTCCATTTCTTCGGCCGTTTCCGCCAGATAGGTCACACCGCCTTGTACCAAACCAATGTCGATATTGGTTTGGGCTGCCAGTTCACGCCACAAACGGTTGGCTTCGGCTGTGATGGGCAGCTCATCGGGGTCGCGCCCTTGCTGCCGAATCCACCCCCAATTGCGGCTGGATTGTTCACACGCGATGCGGCCCTTTTCCAGCAGCGCGACCTTGTGTCCGTCCTGCGCCAGAAAAAGTGCCGTGCATACGCCAATGACACCGGCACCAATCACAACAACGTCCACTTCCGTTGGGACGGGACCGGGATACGTAACAAGGGTGGCTTCTGAGATCGGGAATTTCACTGTTTTACCTGTTTATGATCCTAAAGGACATGACAC containing:
- a CDS encoding NAD(P)/FAD-dependent oxidoreductase translates to MKFPISEATLVTYPGPVPTEVDVVVIGAGVIGVCTALFLAQDGHKVALLEKGRIACEQSSRNWGWIRQQGRDPDELPITAEANRLWRELAAQTNIDIGLVQGGVTYLAETAEEMETYANWLPHAKTHGVDSRLLSDAEIAQVFPGISRRFAGALHTPSDMRAEPWVTVPALAGIAARAGVTVVENCAVRCLDREAGRVSGVVTEAGVIKTTQVVLAAGAWSSLFLRNEGISLPQLSVRATVAATHPLPHLSQGAAAAENVAFRPRSDGGYSLAAGGFHELFVGPDAFRALPKFLTQLKQDPFGTRFLPKAPKGFPDAWGTKRKWKGDAPSPFEEMRVLNPLPNQKKLTDLCRDFAALFPQMGDVTLKTAWAGMIDTMPDVVPVMDRVDALPGLTIGTGFSGHGFGIGPGAGKVLAGLVTGADVAHDLTRFRLSRFSDGSPMDIGPSV